The following coding sequences lie in one Lolium perenne isolate Kyuss_39 chromosome 2, Kyuss_2.0, whole genome shotgun sequence genomic window:
- the LOC127329717 gene encoding pentatricopeptide repeat-containing protein At1g50270-like → MYHIIFSPSLRRRAPPPPPPRRPPPHSTSVQSRLFHTAVPAATTLKQQREEDPAATSRSYAALLQRSAAASDPRLASSLHAALLKPGLLAADQFLSNHLLIAYFKAFRRHGLRLLDEMPRRNAVSWAAAIAGLAQGGRPRDALTLFRRMRREGCPPSEHALVSALNASSFLGGAHAHARQLYALVLRLGFHSNVFLTNAFLTAMVRHGKLADAVRLFECACLRDIVSWNTLLAGFARHSPCAQMWSLWLRMARQDVAADGFSFSTVLSGLTGNTDMAGGLQVHGQLVKSGFGDDVCVGNSLVEMYMKNGALEFGARAFAEMPRRDVVSWTEMAAGWLHCGEPARAVGVLGPMLLDGIAPNNYTFATAANACATLTSLREGSKVHGYAIKLGESSDVGVNNALLDMYAKCGSASSAHKVFRSMRQRPVISWTAMIMGFSRNGQAREAVQVFDDMVLEGVAPNQVTFLCVLSACSQGGFVDEAWIYFGAMADRFGVKPGEDHYACMVDLLGKAGHIHEAEELISRMPFSPGVLVWQALLSACQLHGDEAAAKRAAERALALEKEDPSTYMLLSRTLAGRHNWDGAGRLRGLMGDRDVMKLPGSTWLESMPESNQACTA, encoded by the exons ATGTATCACATCATCTTCAGTCC GTCACTGCGCCGGcgcgcaccgccgccgccgccgccgcgaagaCCTCCTCCTCACTCGACGTCAGTACAATCCCGCCTATTCCACACCGCCGTCCCCGCCGCCACCACCCTCAAGCAGCAGCGAGAAGAAGACCCCGCCGCCACGTCCCGCTCCTACGCGGCCCTCCTCCagcgcagcgccgccgcctccgaccCCCGCCTCGCCTCATCCCTGCACGCGGCGCTCCTCAAACCGGGCCTCCTCGCAGCCGACCAGTTCCTCAGCAACCACCTCCTCATCGCCTACTTCAAGGCTTTCCGCCGCCACGGCCTCCGCCTGCTCGACGAAATGCCCCGCCGCAACGCCGTCTCCTGGGCCGCCGCCATCGCGGGGCTCGCGCAGGGGGGCCGGCCCCGCGACGCCCTCACTCTATTCCGGCGGATGCGGCGCGAGGGGTGCCCGCCCAGCGAGCACGCGCTCGTCAGCGCGCTCAACGCCAGCTCCTTCCTCGGCGGCGCGCACGCGCACGCGCGGCAGCTCTACGCCCTCGTCCTCCGGCTCGGGTTCCACTCCAACGTGTTCCTGACGAACGCGTTCCTCACGGCCATGGTCCGCCACGGGAAGCTCGCCGACGCGGTGCGGCTGTTTGAATGCGCCTGTCTCCGGGACATCGTCTCCTGGAACACGCTGCTCGCGGGCTTCGCGCGCCATTCTCCGTGCGCGCAGATGTGGAGTCTCTGGCTGAGGATGGCGAGGCAAGATGTTGCTGCCGACGGGTTCTCGTTTAGCACCGTGCTCTCCGGGCTGACGGGAAACACAGACATGGCGGGCGGCTTGCAGGTTCACGGGCAGCTTGTCAAGAGCGGCTTCGGGGACGATGTCTGCGTCGGCAACTCCCTGGTGGAGATGTACATGAAGAACGGGGCGCTGGAGTTTGGCGCCAGAGCCTTCGCCGAGATGCCTCGGAGAGATGTCGTGTCGTGGACAGAGATGGCTGCTGGTTGGCTACACTGCGGCGAGCCGGCTAGGGCCGTCGGAGTCCTCGGTCCCATGCTGCTGGACGGAATTGCGCCGAACAACTACACGTTTGCGACGGCAGCCAATGCCTGCGCAACCCTCACCAGTCTGAGGGAAGGCAGCAAGGTCCACGGGTATGCCATCAAACTAGGAGAAAGCTCCGATGTGGGCGTCAACAATGCGCTCCTCGACATGTACGCAAAGTGCGGCTCAGCAAGCAGCGCGCACAAGGTGTTCCGGTCGATGCGACAGCGGCCTGTCATATCCTGGACGGCCATGATCATGGGGTTCTCGCGCAACGGCCAAGCTCGGGAGGCCGTGCAGGTGTTCGACGACATGGTCTTGGAAGGCGTCGCACCGAACCAAGTCACATTCCTCTGCGTTCTCTCCGCTTGCAGCCAAGGCGGGTTTGTAGATGAAGCTTGGATATACTTCGGCGCCATGGCAGACAGGTTCGGTGTCAAGCCCGGCGAGGATCACTATGCCTGCATGGTCGATCTCCTTGGAAAAGCAGGCCATATCCATGAGGCTGAAGAGCTGATATCGCGGATGCCGTTCAGCCCTGGAGTTCTGGTCTGGCAGGCGTTGCTCAGTGCTTGTCAGCTCCATGGTGATGAGGCCGCAGCGAAGCGAGCTGCAGAGCGTGCGCTCGCGCTCGAGAAGGAAGATCCCTCAACATACATGTTGTTGTCCAGGACGCTTGCAGGTAGGCACAACTGGGACGGTGCTGGAAGGTTGAGAGGGCTCATGGGGGACAGAGATGTCATGAAGCTACCTGGGTCTACCTGGTTAGAGTCCATGCC